Proteins encoded in a region of the Flavobacteriaceae bacterium HL-DH10 genome:
- a CDS encoding RNA polymerase sigma factor codes for MTDEVQLIEQLKSESQREQAFRVLITLYKERLYWHIRNIVKSHDDTDDVLQNTFIKIYKNIHNFKGDSKLFSWMYRIATNESITFINKNAKRLQTTNEEVQQLAINNLTSDVYFEGSEIQLKLQKAIATLPEKQQLVFNMKYFEDIKYKDMADILETSEGALKASYHIAVKKIEIYLTKD; via the coding sequence GTGACTGACGAAGTACAATTAATAGAACAACTTAAATCAGAAAGCCAAAGAGAACAAGCCTTTCGTGTATTAATAACACTTTACAAAGAACGCTTGTATTGGCACATCCGTAATATTGTAAAGTCGCATGACGATACAGATGATGTGCTTCAAAATACATTTATAAAAATTTATAAAAATATTCATAACTTTAAAGGAGATAGCAAACTCTTTTCATGGATGTATCGCATTGCAACTAACGAGTCTATAACATTCATAAATAAAAACGCAAAACGATTACAAACAACTAATGAAGAAGTACAACAATTAGCCATAAACAATTTAACTTCCGATGTATATTTTGAAGGCAGTGAAATTCAATTAAAATTGCAAAAAGCGATAGCAACACTACCGGAAAAACAACAATTGGTTTTTAATATGAAATATTTTGAAGATATAAAATATAAAGATATGGCAGATATTTTAGAAACAAGCGAAGGTGCTCTAAAAGCATCCTACCATATCGCCGTAAAAAAAATAGAAATCTATTTAACTAAAGATTAA
- a CDS encoding oxidoreductase: protein MKRIMLLLLITVFFSCKKENQFISRNIKSVTVETILQDSLLSIRAIDILNDKSLAFAANNGAFGLYNPKTKLWQTSVQKYDTLNLHFRAIAHTSTDFFMLSIENPALLFKTGDTGKMELVYKEAGAGVFYDAITFWNDNEGIAVGDSTNGCLSIIITRDSGQTWQKLPCENLPKAETDEGAFAASNTNIKVLGNKTWIATTSGNVYFSEDKGVSWDVVNTPIVQDKATEGIYSIDFYDEQNGFAIGGDYTNPDVNATNKIKTTDGGKTWILVAENQIPNYKSCVQYIPNRKGNELVAVGFNGIDFSMDSGELWKHISDERFYSIRFLNDSVAYASGAERISKLTFRE from the coding sequence ATGAAGCGCATTATGCTATTGTTATTAATTACAGTTTTCTTTTCTTGTAAAAAGGAAAATCAATTTATTTCTAGAAATATTAAGTCTGTTACGGTAGAAACCATTTTACAAGATTCCTTATTAAGTATTCGAGCTATTGATATATTGAATGATAAGAGTTTGGCTTTTGCAGCTAATAATGGTGCTTTCGGCTTGTATAATCCGAAGACAAAATTGTGGCAGACCTCAGTTCAAAAGTATGATACGTTAAACTTACATTTTAGGGCGATTGCGCATACAAGTACTGATTTTTTTATGCTAAGTATTGAAAATCCCGCTTTATTATTCAAAACTGGAGATACAGGAAAAATGGAACTGGTTTATAAAGAAGCTGGGGCAGGTGTTTTTTATGATGCTATAACTTTTTGGAATGATAACGAAGGTATTGCGGTAGGCGATAGTACGAATGGCTGTTTATCAATTATTATAACAAGAGATAGTGGGCAAACATGGCAAAAACTACCATGTGAGAACTTGCCAAAAGCCGAGACAGATGAAGGTGCTTTTGCTGCAAGTAATACCAATATTAAAGTACTAGGAAATAAAACATGGATAGCTACTACAAGTGGCAATGTGTATTTTTCTGAAGATAAAGGGGTGTCTTGGGACGTTGTAAACACACCTATAGTGCAAGACAAAGCCACCGAAGGTATTTATTCCATTGATTTTTATGATGAACAAAACGGTTTTGCTATTGGAGGCGATTATACAAATCCAGATGTAAATGCTACTAATAAAATAAAAACAACAGATGGTGGAAAAACTTGGATTTTAGTGGCTGAAAATCAAATTCCAAATTATAAAAGTTGTGTGCAATATATTCCGAATAGAAAAGGGAATGAGTTGGTTGCTGTTGGTTTTAACGGTATCGATTTTAGTATGGATTCTGGTGAGTTATGGAAGCACATTAGCGATGAACGTTTTTATAGTATTCGATTTTTAAACGATTCTGTGGCGTATGCTTCTGGAGCAGAAAGGATTTCAAAACTTACTTTTAGAGAATAA